The following coding sequences lie in one Rhinolophus ferrumequinum isolate MPI-CBG mRhiFer1 chromosome 16, mRhiFer1_v1.p, whole genome shotgun sequence genomic window:
- the IFIT1 gene encoding interferon-induced protein with tetratricopeptide repeats 1, giving the protein MSKTTAEDKIKDGLDQLRCHFTWNLLIEDTEMTDLENRVFDEIEFLDTKYNVGIHNLLAYVKHLKGQNEEALESLKEAEDLIQQEHANQSDQRSLVTWGNYAWLCYHMGRLADARIYLDKVENTCKKFASPNCYRMECPDMDCEEGWALLKCGKKNYERAKACFEKALEVDPENPEFSTGYAIATYRLDSFNKTTQISEAFCLHPLKKAIRLNPEDAYIKVLLAVKLQDVGQEAEGEKYIEEALTSESSQTYVFRYAAKFYRRKGSVDKALQLLKMALRATPSSAFLHHQMGLCYRTQVFEIKKATNFQPKGQDRETVDKITRLAISHFEFALEQKPTLEIAYKHLADMYIEAGNYGKAEDTYQKLLCLKSLEEQNLQEIYFHYGRFQEFQRKSEVDAIIYYLKSIEVAKPSFTRDKSISALEKLALKKLRRNTSDIESLSILGFIHKLKGEINEALEYYERALRLSADVKNSVGYDW; this is encoded by the coding sequence TAAGACTACTGCTGAAGATAAGATCAAAGATGGGCTGGATCAGTTGAGATGCCACTTTACGTGGAACTTGCTCATTGAAGACACTGAAATGACTGATTTAGAAAACAGGGTCTTCGATGAGATTGAGTTCCTAGACACCAAATACAATGTGGGAATACACAACCTTCTGGCCTATGTGAAACACCTGAAAGGCCAGAATGAGGAAGCCCTGGAGAGCTTGAAAGAAGCTGAAGACTTAATCCAGCAAGAACACGCCAATCAATCAGACCAGAGAAGTCTGGTTACCTGGGGCAACTATGCCTGGCTGTGTTACCACATGGGCCGACTGGCAGATGCCAGGATTTACCTGGACAAGGTGGAGAATACTTGTAAGAAGTTTGCCAGTCCTAACTGCTACAGAATGGAGTGTCCTGATATGGACTGTGAGGAAGGATGGGCCCTGCTgaaatgtgggaaaaaaaattatgaacgGGCCAAGGCCTGCTTTGAAAAGGCTCTGGAAGTGGACCCTGAAAACCCTGAATTCAGCACTGGGTATGCAATCGCCACCTATCGTCTGGATAGCTTTAACAAAACAACACAGATCAGTGAGGCATTTTGTCTGCACCCCCTAAAAAAGGCCATCAGGCTAAATCCGGAAGATGCATATATTAAGGTGCTCCTTGCTGTGAAGCTTCAGGATGTGGGACAAGAAGCTGAGGGAGAAAAGTACATTGAAGAAGCACTGACCAGCGAGTCCTCACAGACCTACGTCTTTCGCTATGCAGCCAAGTTTTACCGAAGAAAAGGCTCTGTGGACAAAGCTCTTCAGCTCTTAAAAATGGCTTTGCGGGCAACAccctcctctgccttcctgcATCATCAGATGGGGCTTTGCTATAGAACACaagtttttgaaataaagaaagctACAAACTTTCAGCCTAAAGGACAGGATAGAGAGACTGTTGACAAAATAACAAGATTAGCCATATCTCATTTTGAATTTGCTCTGGAGCAAAAGCCCACACTTGAAATTGCTTATAAACACCTGGCAGATATGTACATAGAAGCAGGCAACTACGGAAAAGCTGAAGATACTTATCAAAAATTATTATGCTTGAAATCACTTGAAGAACAAAACCTGCAAGAGATATATTTCCACTATGGCCGATTTCAGGAATTTCAAAGGAAATCTGAAGTCGATGCaattatctattatttaaaatcaatagaAGTAGCAAAACCATCATTTACAAGGGATAAAAGTATCAGTGCTTTGGAGAAACTGGCTTTAAAGAAACTTCGGAGAAATACCTCAGACATAGAAAGCTTGAGCATCCTTGGGTTCATCCAcaaattgaaaggagaaataaatgaagccCTGGAGTATTATGAGCGGGCCCTACGGCTGTCGGCTGACGTTAAGAACTCTGTGGGATATGATTGGTAG